From a region of the Microterricola gilva genome:
- a CDS encoding UDP-N-acetylmuramate dehydrogenase translates to MTDSAAGSPLALAELTTMRVGGVPARMVTASTQRDLVDAALAVWADGDEWLVLAGGSNTVASDEPFEGTVLRIATRGIEVLPTDAAAPGRVRVRVQAGEPWDELVAYTVGRGWSGIEALSGIPGSTGAAPVQNIGAYGQELSSSLVAIDFLDHITGEVSRLSAAELELGYRTSVLKQGRQGIVLTVELELHDTAGEQAMLGGALGQPVAYAQLAGALGVQLGDRVPVQAMRDAVLVLRASKGMVLNPEDPDTASAGSFFTNPIVRENFARGLPADAPQWPVTPEAADVVVPLGHLASGTPLDAFLTHQEELAASTVDAGAAASNETLVKLSAAWLIENAGIRRGFRLPGSRAAISSKHTLAITNTGGARAEEIAQLARYVQGRVQAEFGVILHPEPVLVGIEL, encoded by the coding sequence ATGACTGATTCCGCTGCGGGTTCACCCCTGGCACTGGCAGAACTCACCACGATGCGGGTCGGTGGCGTGCCTGCGCGCATGGTCACGGCCTCGACACAGCGCGACCTCGTCGACGCGGCGCTCGCGGTCTGGGCCGACGGCGACGAGTGGCTCGTTCTGGCCGGCGGTTCCAACACCGTCGCCAGCGACGAGCCGTTCGAGGGCACGGTGCTGCGGATCGCCACCCGCGGCATCGAGGTGCTGCCGACGGATGCCGCGGCGCCTGGCCGCGTGCGCGTGCGCGTGCAGGCAGGCGAGCCGTGGGACGAGCTCGTCGCCTACACGGTCGGCCGTGGCTGGTCGGGCATCGAGGCGCTCTCCGGCATTCCCGGCTCGACCGGCGCCGCACCCGTTCAGAACATCGGCGCATACGGTCAGGAGCTCTCCTCCAGCCTCGTCGCCATCGACTTCCTCGACCACATCACCGGCGAGGTGAGCCGGCTGAGCGCGGCTGAGCTCGAGCTCGGCTACCGCACCTCGGTGCTCAAGCAGGGCCGCCAGGGCATCGTGCTCACCGTCGAACTCGAGCTGCACGACACCGCGGGCGAGCAGGCCATGCTGGGCGGGGCGCTCGGCCAGCCGGTCGCGTACGCCCAGCTCGCCGGAGCGCTCGGCGTGCAACTCGGCGACCGGGTCCCGGTGCAGGCGATGCGCGACGCCGTGCTCGTGCTGCGGGCGTCCAAGGGCATGGTGCTGAACCCGGAGGACCCGGACACCGCCAGCGCCGGATCCTTCTTCACCAACCCGATCGTGCGCGAGAACTTCGCCCGTGGGCTCCCCGCCGACGCCCCACAGTGGCCGGTGACCCCGGAAGCAGCTGACGTCGTGGTGCCGCTCGGGCACCTCGCCTCCGGCACGCCGCTCGACGCTTTCCTCACGCACCAGGAGGAGCTCGCGGCCTCGACGGTCGACGCCGGAGCCGCCGCGTCGAACGAGACGCTCGTCAAGCTCTCCGCCGCCTGGCTGATCGAGAACGCCGGCATCCGGCGCGGTTTCCGTCTCCCGGGCTCGCGCGCCGCCATCTCGAGCAAGCACACGCTGGCGATCACGAACACGGGTGGAGCACGTGCAGAGGAGATCGCGCAGCTGGCCCGCTACGTGCAGGGCCGCGTCCAGGCCGAGTTCGGCGTGATTCTGCACCCGGAGCCTGTGCTCGTCGGCATCGAGCTGTAA
- a CDS encoding MaoC family dehydratase, whose product MPANNQPAFADLSVGDVIAERSFALSRDSLVRYAGASGDFNPIHYRDDVAASVGLSGVLAHGMLTMGLAVQPVVDWAGDPARVVDYQVKFTRPVPVDPAAGAEVGVLAKVGALEPESSVARIDLTVTFDGATVLGKAQVRVDLATVAG is encoded by the coding sequence ATGCCCGCGAACAACCAGCCCGCGTTTGCAGATCTGAGCGTCGGGGACGTCATCGCCGAGCGCAGCTTCGCCCTGAGCCGCGATTCGCTCGTGCGCTATGCCGGTGCCTCAGGCGACTTCAACCCGATCCACTACCGCGACGACGTTGCGGCATCCGTTGGTCTGTCAGGGGTGCTCGCCCACGGCATGCTCACCATGGGCCTGGCCGTGCAGCCCGTCGTCGACTGGGCAGGCGACCCGGCGCGCGTCGTCGACTACCAGGTCAAGTTCACTCGCCCCGTCCCGGTCGACCCGGCCGCCGGTGCCGAGGTCGGCGTGCTCGCCAAGGTCGGCGCGCTGGAGCCGGAGAGCTCCGTTGCACGCATCGATCTCACCGTCACCTTCGACGGTGCGACCGTGCTCGGCAAAGCCCAGGTGCGGGTCGACCTCGCCACCGTCGCCGGCTGA
- a CDS encoding MaoC family dehydratase N-terminal domain-containing protein, whose product MSVNPELQGRIFPPTAPYLVGREKVREFARAVFATNPINLDPDAARAAGHADVVAPPTFAVVVQELTLAQLLSEPDAGIDFSRVVHGDQRFSYSRPIVAGDELIATLTVASVKTLGPHAMVTAESQITDAAGEHVVTAISTLVVRGDE is encoded by the coding sequence GTGTCTGTGAACCCCGAACTGCAGGGCCGGATCTTCCCGCCCACCGCGCCCTATCTGGTCGGACGTGAGAAGGTGCGCGAGTTCGCTCGCGCCGTCTTCGCGACGAACCCGATCAACCTCGACCCCGACGCCGCTCGCGCGGCCGGCCACGCCGACGTTGTCGCCCCGCCGACCTTCGCCGTCGTCGTGCAGGAGCTCACGCTCGCCCAGTTGCTTTCCGAGCCGGATGCCGGCATCGACTTCAGCCGCGTAGTCCACGGCGACCAGCGCTTCAGCTACTCCCGCCCGATCGTGGCCGGCGACGAGCTGATCGCGACGCTCACCGTTGCGAGCGTCAAGACGCTCGGCCCGCACGCCATGGTGACGGCCGAGTCACAGATCACGGATGCCGCTGGCGAGCACGTCGTCACGGCGATCTCGACCCTCGTGGTCAGGGGGGACGAGTAA
- a CDS encoding APC family permease → MNNDSAKDVAAAESAATIDTGISKKGLSAGSVGLVGAVVIGISCIAPAYTLTAALGPTVSEVGVQVPAVILVGFIPMLLVALGYRELNRRMPDSGTSFTWATRAFGPWIGWMAGWGLIAATILVLSNLAGIAVDFLFLLISQIAGNPDIASLATNPFINVVTCLLFMLGATWISYRDMQTTQKLQYWLVGFQVLVLLIFSGAALWQVANGNAFDATPIEASWFNPFAVSSFSAFAAGISLSIFIFWGWDVTLTMNEETRGSEKTPGRAATITVFLIVILYLLIAVSLIAFAGVSDGEFGLGNPEIQDNVFFHLAGPILGPLAVLVSLAVLTSSASSLQSTFVSPARTLLAMGHYGALSPKFAKVSPRFFTPGYATIVSAVVASVFYAVMRFISENVLWDTITALGMMICFYYGITAFACVWYFRKQWTNSVREFFFTLLAPLVGGIILAVIFVATLIDSMDPDYGSGSNVGGVGLVFILGMVVLVGGAIIMIIESRKRPAFFRGETLSRAAAD, encoded by the coding sequence ATGAACAACGACAGCGCCAAGGACGTCGCTGCAGCTGAGTCCGCTGCAACCATCGACACCGGCATCTCCAAGAAGGGCCTCAGCGCAGGCTCCGTCGGCCTCGTCGGGGCCGTCGTCATCGGCATCTCCTGCATTGCCCCCGCGTACACGCTGACGGCCGCCCTCGGCCCGACCGTGTCCGAGGTGGGCGTGCAGGTGCCCGCCGTCATCCTCGTCGGATTCATCCCCATGCTGCTGGTGGCCCTCGGCTACCGCGAGCTGAACCGGCGGATGCCGGACTCGGGAACCTCCTTCACGTGGGCGACGCGGGCCTTCGGCCCGTGGATCGGCTGGATGGCCGGCTGGGGGCTCATCGCGGCCACCATCCTCGTGCTCTCCAACCTGGCCGGCATCGCGGTGGACTTCCTGTTCCTGCTGATCTCGCAGATCGCCGGCAACCCGGACATCGCGTCGCTGGCGACGAACCCGTTCATCAACGTGGTGACCTGTCTGCTGTTCATGCTCGGGGCGACCTGGATCTCCTACCGCGACATGCAGACCACGCAGAAGCTGCAGTACTGGCTGGTCGGCTTCCAGGTGCTGGTGCTCCTGATCTTCTCCGGCGCGGCGCTCTGGCAGGTCGCCAACGGCAACGCCTTCGACGCGACGCCGATCGAGGCGTCCTGGTTCAATCCCTTCGCCGTCAGCTCCTTCTCGGCGTTCGCGGCCGGCATCTCGCTGTCGATCTTCATCTTCTGGGGCTGGGATGTCACCCTCACCATGAACGAGGAGACCCGCGGCTCCGAGAAGACGCCCGGCCGGGCCGCCACCATCACGGTGTTCCTGATCGTGATCCTGTACCTGCTCATCGCGGTGTCGCTGATCGCCTTCGCCGGCGTCAGCGATGGGGAGTTCGGCCTTGGCAACCCCGAGATCCAGGACAACGTGTTCTTCCACCTCGCCGGCCCGATCCTCGGACCACTCGCGGTGCTGGTCTCCCTCGCCGTGCTCACCAGCTCGGCGTCGAGCCTGCAGTCCACGTTCGTCTCGCCCGCCCGCACCCTGCTGGCGATGGGGCACTACGGCGCGCTGTCGCCGAAGTTCGCCAAGGTGAGCCCGCGCTTCTTCACCCCCGGCTACGCCACGATCGTCTCCGCGGTCGTCGCGAGCGTGTTCTACGCGGTGATGCGCTTCATCAGCGAGAACGTGCTCTGGGACACCATCACCGCCCTCGGCATGATGATCTGCTTCTACTACGGCATAACCGCCTTCGCCTGCGTCTGGTACTTCCGGAAGCAGTGGACCAACAGCGTGAGGGAGTTCTTCTTCACCCTGCTGGCCCCGCTCGTCGGCGGCATCATCCTGGCGGTGATCTTCGTGGCGACCCTCATCGACAGCATGGACCCGGACTACGGATCGGGCTCGAACGTCGGCGGCGTCGGCCTGGTGTTCATCCTCGGCATGGTCGTGCTGGTCGGTGGCGCCATCATCATGATCATCGAGTCGCGCAAGCGGCCGGCCTTCTTCCGCGGCGAGACGCTCTCCCGGGCGGCCGCCGACTGA
- a CDS encoding universal stress protein: protein MSLLVGYTATPAGEDALALGVRLARSRGTGVDIVLVLHSEERPTVVPTDAGYERHLSQLAAGWLREARALVPADVAAQTHLVYAHSFADGLLETAETLGSEMIVVGAARHGLLGRFTIGSVASSLLHVSHVPVALAPEGTRNGGMERPLTRITCAIGTRVGAQALLEESIKLAASGNVPLRLISLVGVDLPGGHDDPEVLRVGAAHADAAATQALATLNEDAEVTTEVASGQSIEEAVTRVDWDDDDIVLVGSSRLAQPRRLFLGSTAAKMLHELSVPMVVVPRDAATTTVGE from the coding sequence ATGAGCCTGCTCGTCGGCTACACCGCCACGCCGGCGGGCGAGGATGCCCTCGCCCTCGGCGTCCGCCTGGCACGCAGCCGGGGAACGGGCGTCGACATCGTCCTCGTGCTGCACAGCGAGGAACGTCCGACGGTCGTCCCGACCGACGCGGGCTACGAGCGTCACCTGTCCCAGCTCGCCGCCGGATGGCTGCGCGAGGCCCGGGCATTGGTGCCGGCAGATGTCGCGGCGCAGACGCACCTGGTCTACGCGCACTCCTTCGCCGACGGCCTGCTCGAGACCGCCGAGACCCTCGGCAGCGAGATGATCGTCGTCGGCGCCGCCCGGCACGGTCTGCTCGGCCGGTTCACCATCGGCAGCGTGGCGAGCTCGCTGCTGCACGTCTCGCACGTGCCCGTCGCGCTGGCTCCTGAGGGCACGCGCAACGGCGGCATGGAGCGCCCGCTCACCCGCATCACGTGCGCCATCGGCACCCGCGTTGGCGCGCAGGCGCTGCTGGAGGAGAGCATCAAGCTCGCTGCCAGTGGCAATGTCCCGCTCCGCCTGATCTCCCTCGTCGGCGTCGACCTGCCCGGCGGGCACGACGATCCGGAGGTGCTCCGGGTGGGCGCGGCACACGCCGATGCCGCCGCGACGCAGGCGCTGGCGACCCTCAACGAGGACGCCGAGGTCACCACGGAGGTGGCATCCGGCCAGAGCATCGAAGAGGCCGTCACCCGTGTCGACTGGGACGACGACGACATCGTGCTCGTCGGCTCCAGCCGGCTCGCGCAGCCGCGCCGGCTCTTCCTCGGGTCCACCGCAGCGAAAATGCTGCACGAACTTTCGGTACCCATGGTCGTCGTGCCACGGGATGCCGCCACCACAACGGTTGGGGAGTAG
- a CDS encoding flavin monoamine oxidase family protein — protein sequence MSAIERDVVIIGAGPSGLTAANELVKAGLSVAVLEARDRVGGRTWTDHFDGHMIEIGGQWVSPDQDALLDTLTELGLETYSRYREGENVYIDKDGEKRLFTGDIFPVKPETEAELIRLIDELDVIVAEIDAEKPWAHPRAAEYDAITFKHWLEQATSDQEARDNISLYIGAAMITKPDHAFSFLQALLMAASAGSFTHLVDADFILDKRVVGGMQQVSIRLAERLGTDVRLSQPVRTLRWSDDGVVAITAGGLEVHAKRAILAVPPVLFSRINYEPPLPRRQHQLHQHLSMGFVIKVHAVYETPFWREAGLSGTAFSPYELSHEAYDNTNHDDPYGTLVGFVSDRNADGVFELSAEERKERILESLSHYYGEQAKNPVFYYESDWGSEEWTRGAYAASFDMGGLSRYGADQRTPVGPISFSCSDFAGAGYQHVDGAIRVGRETAAAIAAELKG from the coding sequence ATGAGCGCCATTGAGCGTGACGTCGTCATCATCGGAGCGGGGCCGTCCGGCCTCACCGCCGCGAACGAGCTCGTGAAGGCCGGCCTCAGCGTCGCCGTGCTCGAGGCGCGTGACCGCGTGGGCGGCCGCACCTGGACCGACCACTTCGACGGCCACATGATCGAGATCGGCGGCCAGTGGGTGTCGCCAGACCAGGATGCGCTCCTCGACACCCTGACCGAGCTCGGTCTGGAGACCTACTCGCGCTACCGCGAGGGCGAGAACGTCTACATCGACAAGGACGGCGAGAAGCGGCTGTTCACGGGCGACATCTTCCCGGTCAAGCCGGAGACCGAGGCCGAGCTGATCCGCCTGATCGACGAGCTCGACGTCATCGTCGCCGAGATCGACGCCGAGAAGCCGTGGGCGCACCCGCGTGCCGCCGAGTACGACGCGATCACCTTCAAGCACTGGCTCGAGCAGGCAACCAGCGATCAGGAGGCGCGGGACAACATCTCGCTCTACATCGGGGCGGCCATGATAACCAAGCCGGACCACGCCTTCTCCTTCCTCCAGGCGCTGCTGATGGCGGCATCCGCCGGAAGCTTCACCCACCTGGTCGATGCCGACTTCATCCTCGACAAGCGAGTCGTCGGCGGCATGCAGCAGGTCTCGATCCGCCTGGCCGAACGCCTCGGTACCGACGTTCGCCTGAGCCAGCCGGTGCGCACCCTGCGCTGGAGTGACGACGGCGTCGTTGCCATCACGGCGGGCGGGCTTGAGGTGCACGCCAAGCGCGCCATCCTCGCGGTGCCGCCCGTGCTGTTCAGCCGCATCAACTACGAGCCGCCGCTGCCGCGCCGCCAGCACCAGCTGCACCAGCACCTCTCCATGGGCTTCGTCATCAAGGTGCACGCCGTCTACGAGACGCCGTTCTGGCGCGAGGCCGGCCTCTCCGGCACCGCCTTCAGCCCGTACGAGCTCTCGCACGAGGCCTACGACAACACCAACCACGACGACCCGTACGGCACGCTGGTCGGCTTCGTCTCCGACCGCAACGCCGACGGCGTCTTCGAGCTGAGCGCCGAGGAGCGCAAGGAGCGCATCCTGGAGTCGCTCTCGCACTACTACGGCGAGCAGGCGAAGAACCCGGTGTTCTACTACGAGAGCGACTGGGGCAGCGAGGAGTGGACCCGCGGTGCATACGCCGCGAGCTTCGACATGGGCGGGCTCTCGCGCTACGGCGCCGACCAGCGCACGCCGGTCGGACCGATCTCCTTCTCCTGCAGCGACTTCGCCGGCGCCGGCTACCAGCACGTCGACGGAGCGATCCGCGTCGGCCGCGAGACAGCGGCGGCCATCGCCGCAGAGCTCAAGGGCTGA
- a CDS encoding NAD-dependent succinate-semialdehyde dehydrogenase, whose protein sequence is MTQTTTLAVPAELTATELELLARVPDGLYIDGQWQAGSGEQITVTDPSTGTVIKRIANADAADGMRALDAAVAASESWAATAPRVRAEILRRAFDLLQERKNDFALLMTMEMGKPLSEALGEVAYGGEFLRWFSEEAVRISGRYGQNPEGTGTMVVSQRPVGPCFLITPWNFPLAMATRKVAPALAAGCTVVIKPAELTPLTTLLFVQLLEDAGVPAGVVNVITTSTSSAVSGPIIADPRLRKLSFTGSTAVGQRLIQQAAQGVLRTSMELGGNAPFVVFEDADLDKAVDGAMLAKFRNIGQACTAANRFIVHESVAAEFTERLADRVRALAMGRGTETGVSIGPLVSEKAVSETAALVADAVERGAELVIGGRRPEGPGSFFEPTVLAGVQPGSDILSNEIFGPVVGITTFSDEAEAVRLANDTEYGLISYVFTQDVARGHRMIEKLDTGMMGLNTGLVSNAAAPFGGVKQSGLGREGGLEGIHEYLSTKYTLIPAS, encoded by the coding sequence ATGACGCAGACCACGACACTCGCCGTTCCCGCTGAACTCACCGCCACCGAGCTCGAGCTGCTCGCGCGCGTTCCGGACGGCCTCTACATCGACGGGCAGTGGCAGGCAGGCAGCGGTGAGCAGATCACCGTGACCGACCCGTCCACCGGCACCGTCATCAAGCGCATCGCCAACGCGGATGCCGCAGACGGCATGCGCGCACTCGATGCAGCGGTCGCGGCATCCGAGAGCTGGGCGGCCACCGCCCCGCGCGTCCGCGCCGAGATCCTGCGCCGCGCGTTCGACCTGCTGCAGGAGCGCAAGAACGACTTCGCCCTGCTCATGACGATGGAGATGGGCAAGCCGCTCTCCGAAGCCCTCGGCGAGGTCGCGTACGGCGGCGAGTTCCTGCGCTGGTTCAGCGAGGAGGCGGTGCGCATCAGCGGGCGCTACGGCCAGAACCCGGAGGGCACAGGGACGATGGTCGTCTCCCAGCGCCCCGTCGGCCCGTGCTTCCTGATCACCCCCTGGAACTTCCCGCTGGCGATGGCCACCCGCAAGGTCGCCCCGGCGCTCGCCGCCGGCTGCACCGTGGTGATCAAGCCCGCCGAGCTCACCCCGCTCACGACACTGCTCTTCGTGCAGCTGCTCGAGGACGCCGGTGTCCCGGCCGGCGTCGTGAACGTCATCACGACCTCCACCTCCTCCGCGGTGTCCGGGCCGATCATCGCCGACCCGCGTCTCCGCAAGCTCTCCTTCACCGGGTCCACCGCCGTCGGGCAGCGACTCATCCAGCAGGCGGCCCAGGGTGTGCTGCGCACCTCGATGGAGCTCGGCGGCAACGCGCCGTTCGTCGTCTTCGAGGACGCCGACCTCGACAAGGCCGTCGACGGCGCGATGCTGGCCAAGTTCCGCAACATCGGCCAGGCCTGCACCGCGGCCAACCGCTTCATCGTGCACGAGTCCGTCGCGGCCGAGTTCACCGAGCGTCTGGCGGACCGCGTGCGTGCGCTCGCCATGGGACGCGGCACGGAGACCGGGGTGTCGATCGGACCGCTCGTGAGCGAGAAGGCGGTCTCCGAGACGGCGGCGCTCGTCGCCGACGCGGTTGAGCGTGGCGCGGAGCTCGTCATCGGCGGGCGCCGCCCGGAGGGCCCTGGCTCCTTCTTCGAGCCCACCGTGCTGGCCGGTGTGCAGCCCGGCAGCGACATCCTGAGCAACGAGATCTTCGGACCGGTTGTCGGCATCACCACCTTCAGCGACGAGGCCGAGGCCGTGCGCCTGGCCAACGACACCGAGTACGGCCTGATCAGCTACGTCTTCACTCAGGACGTTGCCCGCGGCCACCGCATGATCGAGAAGCTTGACACCGGCATGATGGGGCTCAACACTGGTCTCGTCTCCAATGCCGCCGCACCATTCGGCGGAGTCAAGCAGTCGGGGCTCGGCCGCGAGGGCGGGCTTGAGGGTATCCACGAGTACCTCTCGACCAAGTACACCCTGATTCCCGCGTCCTGA
- the gabT gene encoding 4-aminobutyrate--2-oxoglutarate transaminase, with the protein MTLIDSPAIVQGTTPPVGGPSLPQERRLVTAIPGPKSIELGARKAQAVSASVGSTIPVFTVAAGGGVLVDVDGNSLIDLGSGIAVTGVGNSAPRVVAAVAAQLEQFTHTCFTVAPYDSYVEVAEALNRLTPGSHSKRSALFNSGAEAVENAVKIARHYTGKQGVVVFDHAYHGRTNLTMALTAKNQPYKNGFGPFAPEVYRVPTSYPLRDGGLSGAEAAKRSISQIEKQIGAGNLAAVMIEPIQGEGGFIVPADGFLEAIVDWCGANDVVFIADEVQTGFARTGTMFASEQFGIVPDLVVTAKGIAGGLPLSAVTGRSEIMDAPQIGGLGGTYGGNPLACAAALATIESYEEDGLVARAAEIGELMRGILETAQAADPRIGEVRGLGAMMAIELVDAASGEPDAALTGRVVAAAHAAGVILLSCGTYGNVIRFLPPLAISDELLAEGLQVVVDALAAA; encoded by the coding sequence ATGACGCTCATCGATTCGCCGGCCATCGTCCAGGGCACAACGCCTCCCGTCGGCGGTCCGTCACTGCCCCAGGAACGCCGTCTCGTCACCGCGATCCCCGGACCGAAGTCCATCGAACTCGGTGCCCGCAAGGCGCAGGCCGTCTCCGCATCCGTCGGCTCGACGATCCCCGTCTTCACCGTTGCAGCAGGCGGCGGCGTGCTCGTCGACGTCGACGGCAACTCGCTCATCGACCTCGGCAGCGGCATCGCCGTCACCGGTGTCGGCAACAGTGCACCGCGGGTCGTCGCCGCCGTCGCGGCGCAGCTCGAGCAGTTCACCCACACCTGCTTCACCGTCGCGCCATACGACTCCTACGTCGAGGTGGCCGAGGCCCTCAACCGACTGACCCCCGGCAGCCACAGCAAGCGCAGCGCGCTGTTCAACTCCGGCGCTGAGGCCGTGGAGAACGCGGTCAAGATCGCGCGTCACTACACCGGCAAGCAGGGCGTCGTCGTGTTCGACCACGCCTACCACGGCCGCACCAACCTGACCATGGCGCTGACCGCCAAGAACCAGCCGTACAAGAACGGCTTCGGCCCGTTCGCGCCCGAGGTCTACCGCGTACCGACGAGCTACCCGCTGCGCGACGGCGGCCTGAGCGGTGCTGAGGCGGCCAAGCGCAGCATCAGCCAGATCGAGAAGCAGATCGGCGCGGGCAACCTGGCCGCGGTCATGATCGAGCCGATCCAGGGCGAGGGCGGATTCATCGTCCCGGCCGACGGCTTCCTCGAGGCGATCGTCGACTGGTGCGGCGCCAACGACGTCGTCTTCATCGCCGACGAGGTGCAGACCGGCTTCGCCCGCACCGGAACGATGTTCGCCAGCGAGCAGTTCGGCATCGTGCCCGACCTGGTCGTCACGGCCAAGGGCATCGCAGGCGGCCTGCCGCTGTCGGCGGTCACCGGACGCTCCGAGATCATGGACGCCCCGCAGATCGGCGGCCTCGGCGGCACATACGGCGGAAACCCGCTCGCCTGCGCGGCGGCGCTCGCCACCATCGAGAGCTACGAGGAAGACGGCCTCGTCGCCCGTGCCGCCGAGATCGGCGAGCTCATGCGCGGCATTCTCGAGACCGCACAGGCCGCAGACCCGCGCATCGGCGAGGTGCGCGGACTCGGCGCCATGATGGCGATCGAGCTCGTCGACGCTGCGAGCGGTGAGCCGGATGCCGCGCTCACGGGCCGCGTCGTCGCCGCGGCCCACGCCGCTGGCGTGATCCTGCTCAGCTGCGGAACCTACGGCAACGTCATCCGCTTCCTGCCGCCGCTCGCGATCAGCGACGAACTGCTCGCCGAGGGCCTCCAGGTCGTCGTCGACGCCCTCGCCGCCGCGTAA
- a CDS encoding PucR family transcriptional regulator produces the protein MLPTLRSLMRQRELALHLLTPEDALPAGALDAAIEWVHSSDLDDPTPFLSAGQVLLSTGTQFEAAPGAESVFAYVQRLRDVGVAGLGFGTEVVRAGTPDALLDACLQIGLPLFEVPYRTPFIAVARAASDMAAEERFARRSWSLGAQRAIAIAALRPDGLSASLEELSRQLGHWVALFNANGALDRVFPAGALAASQPAGPAAAAGADGLVDTVRREATRLLRRGQRASSTITAGGETLTLQTLGRREQLRGVLALGGSSELDQAGNEVVTAVIALAGLALEQNHSLDRARGQIRAAVLRALRHGDLALATSVSDGLWGELPAEPVRCAVVETRGGQLDAVTEHLEALVVEHPGRLFFAVDDGRLVLCLGEDGLPLLTELCSAFALRAGLSEPGAYSDLDRAMAQAEQALARAGDAVGVSEFGEIARDGVLSYLTTTDAGAIGRSVLQPLSEHDAAQHSELLRTLRLWLEQNGQLDATAQLLGVHRHTVRARIAQIEKLLGRDLSGFQERAELWAALLVAAE, from the coding sequence ATGCTCCCCACGTTGCGCTCCCTGATGCGTCAGCGCGAACTCGCGCTGCACCTGCTCACCCCGGAAGACGCCCTGCCTGCCGGCGCGCTCGACGCCGCCATCGAGTGGGTGCACAGCTCCGATCTCGACGATCCGACCCCGTTCCTCTCCGCCGGCCAGGTGCTGCTCAGCACCGGGACGCAGTTCGAGGCCGCGCCCGGCGCCGAATCGGTCTTCGCCTATGTGCAGCGACTGCGCGACGTCGGCGTCGCTGGGCTCGGCTTCGGCACAGAGGTCGTGCGCGCCGGCACCCCCGATGCGCTCCTCGACGCGTGCCTCCAGATCGGCCTGCCGCTGTTCGAGGTGCCGTACCGCACCCCGTTCATCGCCGTCGCCCGTGCGGCATCCGACATGGCCGCCGAGGAACGCTTCGCCAGGCGCAGCTGGTCGCTCGGGGCGCAACGCGCGATCGCGATCGCCGCGCTCCGCCCGGACGGCCTGAGCGCGAGCCTCGAGGAGCTCTCGCGCCAGCTCGGCCACTGGGTCGCGCTGTTCAACGCGAACGGCGCCCTCGACCGCGTGTTCCCCGCCGGTGCGCTCGCGGCATCCCAGCCGGCCGGGCCCGCGGCCGCAGCCGGTGCCGATGGGCTGGTCGACACCGTGCGCCGCGAGGCGACACGACTGCTGCGCCGCGGCCAACGGGCCAGCAGCACCATCACGGCCGGCGGCGAGACGCTCACGCTGCAGACCCTCGGTCGCCGCGAGCAGCTGCGCGGCGTGCTCGCGCTCGGCGGCAGCTCCGAGCTCGACCAGGCCGGAAACGAGGTCGTGACCGCGGTCATCGCGCTCGCCGGCCTCGCGCTCGAACAGAATCACAGCCTCGACCGTGCACGCGGGCAGATTCGGGCCGCCGTGCTGCGCGCCCTCCGCCACGGCGATCTGGCGTTGGCCACGAGCGTCAGCGACGGGCTCTGGGGCGAGCTGCCGGCCGAACCGGTGCGCTGTGCGGTGGTGGAGACGCGCGGCGGGCAACTGGACGCCGTGACGGAGCACCTCGAGGCGCTCGTGGTCGAGCACCCCGGCAGGCTCTTCTTCGCCGTCGACGACGGGCGGCTCGTTCTCTGCCTCGGCGAGGACGGACTGCCCCTGCTCACGGAACTCTGCTCCGCGTTCGCGCTGCGCGCCGGCCTGAGCGAGCCGGGGGCCTACTCCGATCTCGACCGCGCCATGGCGCAGGCCGAGCAGGCGCTCGCCCGGGCCGGCGATGCGGTCGGCGTGAGCGAGTTCGGCGAGATCGCCCGCGACGGCGTGCTCTCCTACCTCACCACAACGGACGCAGGGGCGATCGGCCGCTCCGTGCTGCAACCGCTCAGCGAGCACGACGCCGCCCAGCACAGTGAGCTGCTGCGCACGCTGCGGCTCTGGCTCGAGCAGAATGGACAGCTCGACGCCACGGCGCAGCTACTGGGTGTGCACCGGCACACCGTCCGGGCGCGGATCGCGCAGATCGAGAAACTGCTGGGGCGTGACCTCAGCGGTTTCCAGGAACGGGCGGAGCTCTGGGCGGCACTTCTCGTCGCCGCCGAATGA